One part of the Prionailurus bengalensis isolate Pbe53 chromosome B2, Fcat_Pben_1.1_paternal_pri, whole genome shotgun sequence genome encodes these proteins:
- the LOC122490460 gene encoding patched domain-containing protein 4, translating into MVTYTMTSSLYFITFGMGASPFTNIEAVKVFCQNMCVSILLNYFYIFSFFGSCLVFAGQLEQNRYHSIFCCKIPSAEYLDRKPVWFQTVMSDGHQQTSHHETNPYQHHFIQHFLREHYNEWITNIYVKPFVVILYLIYASFSFMGCLQISDRANIINLLASDSPSVSYAMVQQKYFSNYSPVIGFYIYEPLEYWNSSVQEDLRRLCSGFTAVSWVEQYYQFLKVSNISASNKSDFISVLQSSFLKKPEFQHFRNDIIFSKAGDENNIIASRLYLVARTSRDKQKEVIEVLEKLRPLSLSKSIRFIVFNPSFVFTDHYGLSVTVPVLIAGFGVLLVLILTFFLVIHPLGNFWLILSVTSIELGVLGLMTLWNVDMDCISILCLIYTLNFAIDHCAPLLYTFVLATEHTRTQCIKSSLQEHGTAILQNVTSFLIGLVPLLFVPSNLTFTLFKCLLLTGGCTLLHCFVILPVFLTFFPPSKKHHKKKKRAKRKEREEIECIEIQENPDHVTTV; encoded by the coding sequence ATGGTCACCTATACCATGACCAGCTCCTTGTACTTCATTACCTTTGGCATGGGTGCCAGCCCATTCACAAACATAGAGGCTGTGAAGGTCTTCTGTCAGAACATGTGTGTCTCCATTCTGTTGAACTACTTctacattttctcattctttggcTCCTGTCTGGTCTTCGCGGGCCAACTAGAGCAAAACCGCTACCACAGCATCTTTTGCTGTAAGATCCCCTCCGCGGAGTACCTGGACCGAAAACCTGTGTGGTTCCAGACGGTGATGAGTGACGGGCATCAACAGACATCCCATCATGAGACGAACCCCTACCAGCACCATTTTATTCAGCACTTCCTACGCGAACACTACAACGAATGGATTACCAATATCTACGTGAAGCCGTTTGTCGTCATCCTCTATCTTATTTATGCCTCCTTCTCCTTCATGGGGTGCTTGCAGATCAGCGACAGGGCCAACATCATCAATCTACTAGCCAGTGATTCTCCGAGTGTTTCCTACGCCATGGTTCAGCAGAAATATTTCAGCAACTATAGCCCGGTGATAGGATTCTACATCTACGAGCCGCTGGAGTACTGGAACAGCAGCGTCCAGGAGGATCTGAGGAGGCTCTGTAGTGGGTTCACTGCAGTGTCCTGGGTGGAGCAGTATTACCAGTTCCTGAAAGTTAGCAACATCAGTGCCAGTAACAAGAGTGACTTTATCAGTGTCCtacaaagttcatttttaaaaaagccagaaTTCCAGCATTTTCGAAATGATATCATCTTCTCCAAAGCAGGGGATGAAAACAATATTATCGCTTCTCGCTTGTATCTGGTGGCCAGGACTAGCAGAGACAAGCAGAAGGAAGTCATAGAAGTGTTGGAAAAATTGAGGCCCCTGTCCCTGTCAAAGAGCATCCGATTCATCGTGTTCAACCCCTCCTTTGTGTTCACGGATCATTATGGCTTGTCTGTCACGGTGCCTGTTCTGATTGCAGGCTTTGGTGTCCTCCTGGTGTTAATCCTGACTTTTTTCCTAGTGATCCACCCTCTGGGAAACTTCTGGCTAATTCTTAGTGTCACCTCAATTGAGCTGGGCGTTCTGGGCTTAATGACACTATGGAACGTCGACATGGATTGCATTTCTATCTTGTGCCTTATCTACACTTTAAATTTTGCCATTGACCACTGTGCACCACTGCTTTACACATTTGTACTAGCAACTGAGCACACCCGAACACAATGTATAAAAAGCTCCCTACAAGAGCATGGGACAgccattttgcaaaatgttacttCTTTTCTTATTGGGTTGGTCCCCCTCCTATTTGTGCCTTCAAACCTGACCTTCACACTGTTCAAATGCTTGCTGCTCACTGGGGGTTGCACACTTCTGCACTGTTTTGTTATCTTACCCGTGTTCCtaacctttttccccccttccaaaAAGcaccacaagaaaaagaaacgcGCCAAacggaaggagagagaggaaattgaATGCATAGAGATTCAAGAGAACCCTGATCATGTCACTACAGTCTGA